A segment of the Fimbriimonadaceae bacterium genome:
TAAATCGGCAGAGAGATGCTGCGTTCGAAAGCTGCGCAGGCATGCGGGAAATCATCGCGATGGTATCCGTACCGCTCCCGGTAGTACGGATGCATGTGCAGGGGCATAAAATGTACGGACGTTCCGATCTGTTCCTTCTTCAAGGCTTCGATAAAATCGTCCCGGGTAATACGAAGACGTTCGGGATTCAATTGAATCACATACAAATGCCAGGCATGTTCATAGCCGGGACGGCACAGAGGTCGCTGAATCTCCGGCAGTTCGTTGAACGCATCGTGATAGGCCGCGGCGATTCGAGCGCGCGCCGTCCAGAACCGGCGAGATTTCCTGAGCTGTTCGATGCCGATCGACGCCGCGATATCGGTCAGGTTGTATTTGAATCCAGGCTCGCGAATCTCGTAATACCAGGATCCGGTCCCCGCGTAGCGGCTCCACGCATCCTTCGTAATCCCATGCAGACTCATGCTCCGCATGCGCTCGGCATAGTGGGCATGGTGGGTGGTGGCCATCCCGCCTTCCCCGGTCGTAATGGACTTGGTCGCGTAGAAAGAGAAGCAGGTGATGTCACCGATCGCGCCGACCATCCGTCCGTGATCTGCCGCCGGCAGCGCATGCGCGGCATCTTCGACCACCTTCAACTCGTACTCCGTCGCCAGTGACAACAGCCGATCCATCGAGCAGGGATGCCCGGCAAAATGAACGGGCATGATCACTTTGGTCCGCGAGGTAATTGCCTGCCTCACCGCGTCGGGATCGAGGTTCAAGGTGTCAGGTTCACTGTCCACCAGAACCGGTTTTGCCCTGAGATACGACACCACTTCAGCCGTGGCGGCAAACGTCATGGTCGGCAGAATGACTTCATCGCCTTCTTTGACTCCGACCGCTTCCAGGGCCAGGTGCAGCGCAGCCGTGCCGGAATTCGTGGCCACCGCATGAGTTGCGTGCACGGCTTGTGCAAACTCCTGCTCGAATTGCTTCGTCCGCTGCCCCGTCGTCAACCAGCCGGAGCGCAGCGTCTCAGTGACCGCGCGAATTTCCTCTTCGCCGATCTCCGGAAGATGAAACGGGACCGCGTGTTCACTCATAGCGCACTGACTTTCGAATGGTTCCGAGATAATGGGTGCATAGCCACGGCACTGCGCTCAAAAGCTGACAGGCAAACCAGGAAAGCGGTGCCAGCATCCGCGTGACCGGTGGGGCGAGAGTTATGCGGCTCAGCTCGATGGTACAGTCCCCAAACAGCCGGTGGATCTCGCGCGCCGTGACCCCGCGAACATCGGGATTGCGGGGATTATTCATGTGAAAGTCATACCACAGGATCAACCCATTCGGCCTCAGTACTCGCACCATTTCACGGGCAAGCCGTTGTTGTACGTCCCGGTTCAGAATGGACGTAAACACCGTGGACTGGATGATGAGGTCGAAGCTTTCATCGGAAAACTCGAGTGCGGCCGCGTTCCGACAATGGATGGTCACCCCCTCCGGACTCAGGCATCGGGCTTCCTCAACACGTTGTTCCAGAAGGTCCACGCCGGTGATGTGTCGTGGATCGGCACCCCAACGAATGAGATCTCGAATCCAGAACCCTGCGCCACACCCCACGTCAAGAATGCGAACGGCCTGAAGCGACGACCAACCGGCATGTTCCAGGACGGACAGGACACGGCGCTCCCGCTCCTGAAGCATGAACAGGTTGCCGCGATTGAAGAAGGAATACAGTCCGGCACACGAACCGGTCGTACGGCGCGCATAGGCGTCACGAATCCGAGCCGCTTCCCGTTCGAGATCCGCGGCATCGGTCGTACATTTCTTCCGTGAGAGTTCCACAGGCATCATCTGGACAGTGGGATCGCGTTCGTGGCGATGTCGGGCCGCTTCCGACGGATCACAAAATCGAATATCCCGCGCATATAGCCCATGCCGTAACTGACATGGAGGGTCGGAAACACCAGCATCAGCCAGCCGGCGCAACGAAGACCGCTCGACAATCCTACCGCAAACGAGACGGCAAAATCTGCCGACAGGTACAGGGCGACGAGCAGCATGAGCATGAATCTGGCGACGGGGGAAGCGATCGAGGCGACGGAGAGGCCGACGAGCAACCCCAGGCACACCATAGGAACCACTTGCCGTCCGGTGCCGATCCTGCCGAGCTTCAAGGCGACCAGCGGTTTGAAGTACCCGTACTGATAAAACATTCTCCAGAGCTGCGCGAGCGACGACCGGGGATAATAGTAGGAGACCACGTCCGGGACCAACAAAATCCGCCCCCCGCGAGCGATCAATCGGTGATTGAATTCATCGTCCTGATTTCTGATGAGTTGCTCATCGAACAACCCGATTCGTGCAAATACGGCTCTCCGGTAACAGCCTCCGAATACCGTATCGACCCATCGCGGCGTGGAGGTCCCGATCCGGAAATACGACGTGCCCACACCGAACGGGTGCGAAAGACCCCAGGCAATCGCGCGCGCCACGGGACTGTCATTCGCGGGCACGGTCATGCACACGCCGCCGACATTGTCCGCTCCGCTCTGCGTGAGCCAATCAACCAGTCTTGAAATGTAGGTCGCGGAATACTCCGCATGGGCCCCCATGATGAGGATGATATCCCCGCGCGATTCCGCAATTCCGACATTAAATGCACAGGGGGTGATCAACTGAGTATTGTCCACCAGCCTGATCAACGGATGTCGCGTGGCGTAACGAGAGACAATCGTTCGCGTCTCATCCTGGCTCATGCCGTCGATGACTAGGATCTCGAGGCGGTGCTTTGGATAGTCATTGTTGAGGATCGAGTCGAGACACGCGCCGATGAACCTCTCCTCATTGCGGCACGGAACCAGGACGGTCACGGCAGGTTGCGATGCATCATTCATCCGCGACTCTTTCACTCCGCAAGAAGAGGCGTCCGGCGGTCGGGATTCAGACGAAGCACACGGCAGAATGTTCCGTCGGTCGACGCCAGGAGCAGAATGACCGTGGGGAGCAAGAAGGCTTCGACGAGAAGCGCTTTGTACCCTTCCAATCCAGCCCTGATCAGCATGGGGATACTGGCCACGAACATCCAGGGCAGCACGCGTCCCCACAATATCCAAAAACGCGATCGGTGTGGGACGACAGGATGAGCATCGACAGAACATCTGGCCCACACCCACCCCCAAAGCAGCGCTCCGATCAGAATTCCAAGCACGCCGAAGTTGAGATACCACCCTGTCGCGTGGTGAATAGTAAAACCCTGCCCTTCAGCGGCCCCGATGCTATCGGCATAGTGCAGATAAATATCCGGCGGTCGGTTCGGCCATGCAAACCGTGGAATCACCGAGGCGAGCATGCTGAGCACACTCTCTCCATAGGTCAGCGGCACGTTGAGAGCCAGAGCCCCGTACAAGGAAAAATGAGCCGAGAAGGCTTCATTACTCGATGTGACAAACTGTGCGGCGTCCAGCCACCGGGCTGGCTCGAGATCCTGTAGGCCTCCCGCGACTGCCGCCAGCGGCAAGCCGCGCAACGTGTCGACGAGCCATAACCCGACTAAGCCGACCGCACCGGTGAGCGCCACCACGACCAATCGAGGTCGCCGCGCATTGGCGAGGTACAGGAGGCCGCCTCCGATGCCGACGAACAGCAATTCATTCTTGTTTCCCAAGATGAGCGCGAACCAGAAGAGGCCGGTCGCAACAGCCAGATATCCGGCCCGTACGACCCATCCGCCTGAGCCGACGAACAAACGAGCCTCGCTGCCGCTGCTGAAAATGCTCAACCCGATGGCGGTTGACAGCATCGCTCCGCGACTCAACAACTGATGGATGGTGAAATAGGGGGGGATCTCTCCCAATCCTCCTCGCGTCACCATGTAGGTGGACAGATTCATGTTGTTAGCCATTTCCAACGGCTCGCGGATGAGTGCGTAACTGCCAATCCCGCACAGCACCGCCAGACAAAGCAACACTTCATGGGACACATCGATCGGGGCCGACCCGGTTTCATCCGGGAGAGGCCCGGGCTTCAAAAACACGAGCAGCGCGATCTCGATCAGAATGATGAACGCCCCATAAAGCAGCAATGTCGTCAAGTAGTGCTCATCGAGTATGATCGGAAACAATTTCGCTTCCAAATAGTCGTACCGTTTCCCACTCTCGCCACCGAGCCGGTCTTGCACGACGGACCAGGCTCCGAACAAGGACCAGTAATAGATAAGGCCGATGCCGAGAGGGAATGAGAGATGGCGGGTTCTGCTCCAGACAAGCCAGGCGAGAAGCAGAATCACGGTTGTGACGCTCGTTAGAAGCAGGTAAAAATCCACGTTGCCTATCTCGCTCCCCCAGCAGTCGGGTCACTGAAAAAGCATACCCGGTCGCCTCACATATTTCAGCACATGTTGCGAACGGCTTCCCGATACACTGCCATGACACGTTCAGCGACATTCTCGGAAGAGACGTCTTGAATGACCTCGTACCCATTGGACCGCTCGGGCCGCTGCAACACGTCGGCCAAGGCCCTTCCGATCTCGACCGGATCTCGACCGACAATCCTCGACGGTCGAACGTTTGCCAGCCGCTCTTTGACATCGCCGACATCGACTGAGACGACTGGAAGATTACAGGCGATGGCCTCCTTCACCATGTTCGGAGACCCCTCCCTATCGCTGGTCATGAGAAGACAATCGGCTGCATTGAGATAGAACGGCATCCGTTCCTGCGTTTCAGAACCGTCCAGGACCTCAAATCGGATGTCACCGCACCATTGACGAGCCATCCGTATGGCAGCCTCGGCTAGGTCCAATCGCTTCCGTATCGCGTCGAATCCTGCATTAAATACGACAACCTTCTCCTCCGGACTCCAACCCATGCGTAGACGCGCAGCGACTTTCGCCATCGGCCTGAAGCGCTGCAGATCAACGCCGCTCGGAACAACGGCCACGAATCTTTTTCTCCACCATAAGCGATTTTTTAGTTGCGTGCTGACACACATCATTCGGCTCGCACGCAGTGCGGCACATTGCGACAACAATATCCCGACTCCAGAGCGAAGCGAAAACAGCCCGGGTCCACGATTGAGATCACTGCCTCGGTACGTGATCACCAACGGAAACCGCGATACAAGCGCGCACACCGCTGCCGTCACGGTTCCGTAGTGCGCATGAATGAGATCCGGACGAAACTGCGCCAACTCTCTCCGCAGCCGTGCGACCTCTCGAACGATTACGACAGGCGACGTCCGTGATTGCAGAAACACCGAGCGACACTCCACCCCGGCCTCGGATAGCGCCAGGATCTGATTCTTGGCGAAAATCATATTGGACGAATCTGCGGGGCCGGGAAGTACATGACACACACGAAGCGCCTGGCTGGAACGCCCTCGTTCCGGCGGGCACGCCATGGAGACGGCCGGGACAATACCGCTCATTTCGGACCCACCTCCTGCCGAGCTCCTCCGAACACCGATTTATAGACCGCCGACTTCCTCACGGCTTGAGCGAATACCTCATGTCCGACGCTGTTCCAATGATGATCGTCAGGATGCTCGAAACGCCGGCCGGACCTGGAATAGTCCTCCAGAAACTCCCGTTCCATATCCACGACCTCGAAGCCTTTCTCGACGGCCCGGTCCATCACATACGCGCGCATAAGCCCAAAATAACTGCGCGTGGCTGCGGCGCGACGAACAGGCTCATACAACTCAGGCCTGGGAGCATCGACGACAAGGAGAATGTTCGACGCAGGCAGCCCCGCCCGATCCGGCAGTTGGCTCAGAAAGGCATCGACTGCGGTTTTCGAATCGGCGATCCGCGCTGGTTCAGCATGCTCGAGGGTATTTCCCACGTACATGCTCGGTTTGAGGTCTGCACTGAACCAACTCTTCACCCGCGTCAGACTCCGATCCAGCAGGCCCGCGACCTCCAAATTTGCCACGACGTACATCGCCAAGGAAGAGGCCGCAACATAATCCCTCCACAGCGGGATGTCGCGGTCGAGCCGGATGAGCTGCATCTCGGCGGTCCCATTCTGCGAAAAATAGTGAAACCCCGGCACCTGCTTGTATCGCAGCAGGCTTTCATCAAAATCGTTCCCGACCACGGTCACCACGAGGCCCTCGGGTCGAAAGACGTCTTTGACATAGTTCGCATAGGCCAAGTATTGACTCAGCGCCGACCCGGATGCGCCAAAACTATACACAGACCCTCTCGCTCCGATGTCACGCCTCAAGAGCGCCGCCGCCGTGTGATCGGACGGAACCATGGCCGCTTCGATATAGCTGTCTCCGACGATCGCCAGCAACGGCGTGGCGTGTGTCGGATCGTAGTCCACCTCGGAAATGAACCCCAGATTGTTGGTTCGCACACGATTCGTAATGGAGAAGTTCCATCCTTTGGACCAGACGGCCGTGCGGTTCGGTGCATAGCGATAAATCGGGTTCGCATCGTTCACAGCCAGCGCACGGAACCCTTCGCTGACCGGCAGCAGTCTCAGGCCGATTTCCAGGAAGGTGCCGCAGGCCAACAGGGACAACACTACGGTCACCACCCTGACGGACAGTGACGCACGATGCGAGCCCGGAGTCATCTCGTTCGCAGCCTTTTCGTCTGTTCCGCTGAGACTGAATGCCAATGAACGCCACTCACAGATTCGGGCTCCACCGTTGCAGCCATCGCTCCAGGGCCCAGAGGCAATAGACCCGTTGATACAAGTTGTATCTGCTGATCCGAAGGTCGTCCCAACGTTGTTCGACAAAGCACCGGAGCAATCGCTCAAGGTAACCGGCAGATACAATATCTCTGACGCGTGCCGTCGGTGAACACAGTTGCTGATGGAGCTCGCGGCGCCCCTGGTCCCCCAGCCAGGCATCGAACGGAAAGCCGAACCCCGCTTTGGGCCTGCGGCAGATCGCCGGCGGCAAATAGCGTTCGGCAAGTTTCCGGAGGAGCCGCTTGTTCTCCCCGACCGAGTACTTCCAGCGCTCCGGGATCCGAGCCGAACAGGCCAACACCGATTCTCCCAGGAATGGAATGCGGACTTCCAGGCCATGGGCGCTGCTCATCATGTCGACCTTTCTCAAATAGTCGCCTGGCAAGGCCGTGCTCATCGTGGCATCGATGAAAGCCGCGCCACCAACCTCCCTTGAGCGGTCTCCGGCTCCCAAGAGTATCGGAACACAATCAGTGGTTTTCTGCCTTGCGGAAGGAGTCAGCATGTCCTGCAATTCTTCGGGGAACAGATAACAGGACAAGGCCAGAAGTCGCTCGTTGCCGGACGCCTCCGCAGCCCGTAACAATCTCTGAACTTGTCGGACCCGCTCGGAGGGCGAGACCCGCGAAACCGCGCGGGAGAAGCGGAGCATTGCCCGAAGAGCCCAGGCGGGCGCCCGGCCCAATGTCCTGGCGAAATCCGCGTAACCATAGCGGGGATACCCCCCGAACATCTCGTCGCCACCGTCCCCTCCTATCACCACTTTGACAAACGGTCTGACGGCTCGACACATCACGTAGGAGGGAACGGCGGATGAGTCCCCGAATGGTTGATCGAATTGCGAAAGCACCTCGTCGATCAGCGCAAGATGTCCCTGTCCGACCGGCACACGGATCTCATGATGATCTGTTCCCAAATGCCGGGCCACCATGGCCGCATAGGGGGATTCATCATAGGAGGTCTCACCGAACGCAACGGTGAACGATGGAACCTTTCGCCCAAGATCGTTGACGAGCATCGCGAGGAGAAGGGACGAATCGATGCCTCCGCTTAAAAACGCCCCGATCGGCACGTCTGCGACGAGCTGTTCACTCAAGCTTTCCAAAATGGCGCGGCGGCCGGCTTCAAGAGACACCGGTTCGTTCCAATCGGCCGGCTCCCGCTTCCACGTCCAGTATGTCCCACGCTCAATCCCCCGCCTCGTGACACGCAACCACGACCCGGGCTCGACTTCATGGATTTCCGAGAAGAACGTGCGTGGCGGAACGGTATAGCTGAGCAGGAGAAAATCGACGAGGGAGGCATAATTCAACGTAAGCGACCGGGCGCTCAGCTGGTGGAGCGCTTTGATCTCCGATGCAAAGCAGAAT
Coding sequences within it:
- a CDS encoding glycosyltransferase family 2 protein; protein product: MNDASQPAVTVLVPCRNEERFIGACLDSILNNDYPKHRLEILVIDGMSQDETRTIVSRYATRHPLIRLVDNTQLITPCAFNVGIAESRGDIILIMGAHAEYSATYISRLVDWLTQSGADNVGGVCMTVPANDSPVARAIAWGLSHPFGVGTSYFRIGTSTPRWVDTVFGGCYRRAVFARIGLFDEQLIRNQDDEFNHRLIARGGRILLVPDVVSYYYPRSSLAQLWRMFYQYGYFKPLVALKLGRIGTGRQVVPMVCLGLLVGLSVASIASPVARFMLMLLVALYLSADFAVSFAVGLSSGLRCAGWLMLVFPTLHVSYGMGYMRGIFDFVIRRKRPDIATNAIPLSR
- the asnB gene encoding asparagine synthase (glutamine-hydrolyzing); this encodes MCGICGVVRPAVDHALSETIGRMAHALHHRGPDGSGTWVDSTGTVGLGHARLAVIDPAGGRQPMSSADERYVMVYNGEMYNFHSLREELEQVGKRFRTQSDTEVLLEAYGYWGATCLSKFHGMFALAVYDRLENELFLARDRTGIKPLYYATLDGAFCFASEIKALHQLSARSLTLNYASLVDFLLLSYTVPPRTFFSEIHEVEPGSWLRVTRRGIERGTYWTWKREPADWNEPVSLEAGRRAILESLSEQLVADVPIGAFLSGGIDSSLLLAMLVNDLGRKVPSFTVAFGETSYDESPYAAMVARHLGTDHHEIRVPVGQGHLALIDEVLSQFDQPFGDSSAVPSYVMCRAVRPFVKVVIGGDGGDEMFGGYPRYGYADFARTLGRAPAWALRAMLRFSRAVSRVSPSERVRQVQRLLRAAEASGNERLLALSCYLFPEELQDMLTPSARQKTTDCVPILLGAGDRSREVGGAAFIDATMSTALPGDYLRKVDMMSSAHGLEVRIPFLGESVLACSARIPERWKYSVGENKRLLRKLAERYLPPAICRRPKAGFGFPFDAWLGDQGRRELHQQLCSPTARVRDIVSAGYLERLLRCFVEQRWDDLRISRYNLYQRVYCLWALERWLQRWSPNL
- a CDS encoding class I SAM-dependent methyltransferase, whose product is MMPVELSRKKCTTDAADLEREAARIRDAYARRTTGSCAGLYSFFNRGNLFMLQERERRVLSVLEHAGWSSLQAVRILDVGCGAGFWIRDLIRWGADPRHITGVDLLEQRVEEARCLSPEGVTIHCRNAAALEFSDESFDLIIQSTVFTSILNRDVQQRLAREMVRVLRPNGLILWYDFHMNNPRNPDVRGVTAREIHRLFGDCTIELSRITLAPPVTRMLAPLSWFACQLLSAVPWLCTHYLGTIRKSVRYE
- a CDS encoding DegT/DnrJ/EryC1/StrS family aminotransferase, which codes for MSEHAVPFHLPEIGEEEIRAVTETLRSGWLTTGQRTKQFEQEFAQAVHATHAVATNSGTAALHLALEAVGVKEGDEVILPTMTFAATAEVVSYLRAKPVLVDSEPDTLNLDPDAVRQAITSRTKVIMPVHFAGHPCSMDRLLSLATEYELKVVEDAAHALPAADHGRMVGAIGDITCFSFYATKSITTGEGGMATTHHAHYAERMRSMSLHGITKDAWSRYAGTGSWYYEIREPGFKYNLTDIAASIGIEQLRKSRRFWTARARIAAAYHDAFNELPEIQRPLCRPGYEHAWHLYVIQLNPERLRITRDDFIEALKKEQIGTSVHFMPLHMHPYYRERYGYHRDDFPHACAAFERSISLPIYSRMSEADIRHVIDVVRSLITQYRR
- a CDS encoding glycosyltransferase; the encoded protein is MSGIVPAVSMACPPERGRSSQALRVCHVLPGPADSSNMIFAKNQILALSEAGVECRSVFLQSRTSPVVIVREVARLRRELAQFRPDLIHAHYGTVTAAVCALVSRFPLVITYRGSDLNRGPGLFSLRSGVGILLSQCAALRASRMMCVSTQLKNRLWWRKRFVAVVPSGVDLQRFRPMAKVAARLRMGWSPEEKVVVFNAGFDAIRKRLDLAEAAIRMARQWCGDIRFEVLDGSETQERMPFYLNAADCLLMTSDREGSPNMVKEAIACNLPVVSVDVGDVKERLANVRPSRIVGRDPVEIGRALADVLQRPERSNGYEVIQDVSSENVAERVMAVYREAVRNMC